AGCCTCTTCAACAGGAATAAAGGTGGCTATCCTGCTAACTATTTGAGTACATTGCCTAATTGCTTCATCTGGACGATCATAGACTAAGTCTTCGAGGTTACTTACAATGTTGAGATCGTGATTGATGAGCTGTGCAGCTATATCGCAGGCAACATTCATGGGAATGACGATAACTCTACTAAGGTCAATTCCAGCAACCATATCTGGGTCAATTGCAGCTTTGGTaatcatcttcatttttCTAAGGAGTTTATAAAATCCATTTGAGAATGAGTCTAGGCTGGACTTTTTAGGTTTTAATTTCGCAGGATAAAGGCAATTATCTCTAGCGCTTCCTATTATTGAGAGGGCTACAATAGTCTTTAAGTCTGAGTTTGGCTTTCCATTGGGAATTTGTTCATCGCTGGGGCATCTATCCCATTGTAGAAGCTTACTGGAGACAGTGCCTTGGAGGAGTCTATGAATGCTGAGCTTATTAGCAACTTCTGAACAGTATAACCCAGCTTTTGTAGCTCCAATATCTTTATGATTAGTTTTGTAACTTGAAAGTGGGATTCCCCAAATTGAAACTctatattttaaaagtcCGTTAACACTCAAAGTTCTTAGGATGTTGGTGCATGATTCAACAAATCTCCAAGGGACAAAGTTCCCTTTCCAATTTGGAGATTTCATCATCTGCCATGTAGATTCAGGAATTTTGTAACTACTCTTCATTAATTCTCCTAGTTCATTCCAGGCAATTGTTTGAAAAACTGAGAACTTTGTGACTTCAGAGCCATCTACACCGACTGAATGCTTCAGAATTGGAGCATATTTATACTCATGTCTTGGATGTCCTGCAGTCTTCCTATCAATTCTAAAACGCATTAATCTCGCTCCAAAAGGAAAATTGATACCGAAAAATTTGTCTCTAGTTGGTATCTCATCTATAAAAGACCTCTTTGAGGAAGGAGGAAGTTCATATATCTGCAGTAGGTACTCATTCACTGCTGAGGCTTTAGATTCTAATCTAGGGCTTTCTTTATTCACTTTAGGAGATATTATAGCATCTACTAGAGTAGTATGACCTGAGGACTCATCAATATGGGAAAGGTGTACCTCTACAGGTTCTGGTTCTTGGCTAGTTATAGAAGAAAGACTTGATTGCATTTGGGAACAAGGTGACTTTCTATTGGAACAGGAAACTTTTGAATTGCCACTCTCATCAGTACTAATATGCAAGTCTTGTTCTAAGTCTAGACTGTCTTGAACTTTCTCTATAGCCTCTTGCTCTCGCTCGTTTTCTATCTCATCTAGAACCTCGAGTTCTCCTTGTTTGTTCTCTATAAAGTTCATAACTGGTTCAATAGGCCCTGTTTGAATGGGACTGGTAATATCAAAAGATTTTCCGTCAATCTTAGCCATTGCTTCCTTAATTAGTCTGTCCTTAATCTTCTTCCTATTAAGTCTTTTCTGAGTAGTAGTGAAGATAGGCTTACCTTCTATGTTGTGATAAGTTGAATGGAATTGGGAATAGGTCAGTTTGTGAGAAGCAAATCCTCCTCTTCCAGTTCTAAAGATCCTGTGTTTGTTGTTAAAGTAGTCGTGTTTCTTCGGACAACAAGCAGATCCAATAAGAAAATGGGATGTACAGGATCCTTTTGGCCTAGAAAGCTCTAGATGATGATCATGGCCAGCTATATAAGCATCAACTTTGTACTTTTTAAGTAAAGGATCAAGGATTTTGTGAATATCAGAGTTATCTCCATGCTCTCCACTTGAATAGCACGGGAAATGACCAATAACAAAGATCCAGTCAATATCCCTCATAATTGCAGCCTTTAGAGTATTCTCAATAAATTCCATCTGCTCATTCCACAATTCTGGAGTAATATCAGTTCCCATTGGGGAAGATATGATCCAAGAATCAGTATAAATAAAGATTGCCTTGGTTTTGACCATTTCCTCCGTCTCTTCTGTTGGACTAGAGCTTACATTTAAATAAGGATGAGGTGAATTCACAGGGGATTCGAATTCCTCAATTGTATAGTACCAAAAGTTTGGTAAATACCATCTTGGAGACTTTAGACTATAATGACGATCAACCTGAGCTGTAGCATTGCCCCACCAGTCATGGTTTCCAAGGACGCATCTAAACTGAACATCCTGTAATGATTCTTGATCAAAGACAGATTCAAACATATTCTCCCATATTGGGTCATCAACCGAACTTACTCCCCACCTATAAAAGTTATCACCAACAGAAATGATAAAATTCGGCTTAATTATAGACGCAAGATTGGCCATTGATCTGCTTACTGCAGAAAGAATAGCAGTAGGCTCACCCCAATCACCAAAAGTCATCCAGCTTAATGGTTCGGAACTACATCTTGTTACCGCTAATAAACAAATCAAGGTTGCCCTGAGTAGTACGTAGTTTAGCTTGGACATTATGGCTCAACATATAGTGAACTCAAAAGATCACAACCTCTAATATGTCCCTACTTTATCTtcaattattcaatttttctttatcttcTCATTCGCGTCCCTTTTTAATAATCGCAATCTTAATGGCCAAACGAATCATCTAAAAAATGGGACATTTGCGCGCCAAATCTTTACCTAAAAAATCATAAAGCCGTTTGCCGCCCAAACCATGTATTTAGTTTTAAAGCAAGAATTATATTAAGATCTTCAAGATTGAATATTATGAGAGAGGAATTACCAATACAATTTGAATTAGTGAGAGTTTAATCGGCTCACTATTTCCTGATCTGTATCACTTATATTTGTGTTAAATTATCATGATACCTCTATATTTACTCGATACCGCGATACATTACTTGAATTTCTTAGATTTCCAGTAGTTGAGAAACTGAATAAGGCcaagtaaaaaaaagggttttattataattgcAGTAAGTTCGTTAATAAACTAGCGGCTCGCCTGTAGTGTATCTCTTAGGCTCACACTAAACAAACGTATTAGCACGCATAATCAAGGCCAGGACTTATTACTTTGTGAGAAAATGAGTTCCTTAAGACTTTTGGTATTTGTTAGTCTTTTCTTAGGGGTCTTCACGCAAGACCAGATGTTTCTAGGAAACCCCAGATTTACTGGAGGCCTGCAAGAGAGAATCTTTTCGTCTTTCCCGGCAATCTTTAATAGGGCCGATAACAAGAGCAGCAACTCTACTGAGGAGCTGGAAGCAAAACCAACAGAGCGTCCAGAGGTACC
This Cryptosporidium parvum Iowa II chromosome 7, whole genome shotgun sequence DNA region includes the following protein-coding sequences:
- a CDS encoding secreted acid phosphatase (calcineurin family),signal peptide, with translation MSKLNYVLLRATLICLLAVTRCSSEPLSWMTFGDWGEPTAILSAVSRSMANLASIIKPNFIISVGDNFYRWGVSSVDDPIWENMFESVFDQESLQDVQFRCVLGNHDWWGNATAQVDRHYSLKSPRWYLPNFWYYTIEEFESPVNSPHPYLNVSSSPTEETEEMVKTKAIFIYTDSWIISSPMGTDITPELWNEQMEFIENTLKAAIMRDIDWIFVIGHFPCYSSGEHGDNSDIHKILDPLLKKYKVDAYIAGHDHHLELSRPKGSCTSHFLIGSACCPKKHDYFNNKHRIFRTGRGGFASHKLTYSQFHSTYHNIEGKPIFTTTQKRLNRKKIKDRLIKEAMAKIDGKSFDITSPIQTGPIEPVMNFIENKQGELEVLDEIENEREQEAIEKVQDSLDLEQDLHISTDESGNSKVSCSNRKSPCSQMQSSLSSITSQEPEPVEVHLSHIDESSGHTTLVDAIISPKVNKESPRLESKASAVNEYLLQIYELPPSSKRSFIDEIPTRDKFFGINFPFGARLMRFRIDRKTAGHPRHEYKYAPILKHSVGVDGSEVTKFSVFQTIAWNELGELMKSSYKIPESTWQMMKSPNWKGNFVPWRFVESCTNILRTLSVNGLLKYRVSIWGIPLSSYKTNHKDIGATKAGLYCSEVANKLSIHRLLQGTVSSKLLQWDRCPSDEQIPNGKPNSDLKTIVALSIIGSARDNCLYPAKLKPKKSSLDSFSNGFYKLLRKMKMITKAAIDPDMVAGIDLSRVIVIPMNVACDIAAQLINHDLNIVSNLEDLVYDRPDEAIRQCTQIVSRIATFIPVEEAEKLCSNFSSYELVGP